The proteins below come from a single Elgaria multicarinata webbii isolate HBS135686 ecotype San Diego chromosome 11, rElgMul1.1.pri, whole genome shotgun sequence genomic window:
- the TP53 gene encoding cellular tumor antigen p53 has protein sequence MDQAPEPDLSPLFSEESFPALWSTVDEDNLQAVFQMEDVNSGLLDPADLPALSFAVQGETPRPGEDQNHFHLRDPAAPIPASVVPSTEDYDGELGFELGFEQSGTAKSVTCTYSESLNKLFCQLAKTCKVLIKVVHAPPPNAFIRATAIYKKSEHVADVVKRCPHHERSPEHKDGVAPAEHLIRVEGNKLAQYFTDEDTSRHSVIVPYETPQVGSACSSVLYNFMCNSSCMGGMNRRAILAIITLEIPGQILGRRCFEVRVCACPGRDRRTEEDNAHKTAGRGEKSKKVLPQGSRSEKLKKKVAEPVNAAAEDAPENGVYTLQIRNRKTYQMLKKIRDAFEYQEAMQPGGTELPAEAEIRHPPKGLPKARKRGAVTFSCSVKKPMVKDETLDSD, from the exons ATGGATCAAGCACCAGAGCCCGACCTGAGCCCATTGTTCAGCGAAGAATCCTTCCCTGCTCTGTGGAGCACTGTTGACGAGGACAACTTGCAG GCCGTGTTCCAGATGGAGGATGTGAACTCAGGTCTGCTGGACCCGGCTGACCTTCCTGCCCTGTCCTTCGCGGTGCAGGGCGAGACCCCCAGGCCAGGAGAAGATCAGAATCATTTCCATCTGAGGGATCCCGCAGCCCCCATCCCTGCGTCCGTCGTCCCTTCAACGGAAGACTACGACGGCGAACTTGGCTTTGAGCTGGGCTTTGAGCAGTCGGGGACTGCCAAATCTGTGACCTGCACG tattcagagtctctgaATAAGCTCTTCTGCCAGCTTGCAAAGACGTGCAAAGTCCTGATCAAGGTGGTCCACGCTCCGCCACCGAACGCCTTCATCCGCGCCACGGCCATCTACAAGAAGTCGGAGCACGTGGCGGACGTGGTCAAGCGCTGCCCCCACCACGAGCGCTCCCCGGAACACAAAGATG GTGTGGCGCCCGCTGAGCACCTGATCCGGGTAGAAGGAAACAAACTGGCCCAGTATTTCACTGACGAGGACACCAGCCGTCACAGTGTTATCGTCCCATACGAAACACCCCAG GTGGGGTCGGCCTGTAGCAGCGTGCTGTACAACTTTATGTGCAACAGTTCCTGCATGGGGGGCATGAACCGGCGCGCCATCCTTGCAATCATCACCTTGGAGATCCCTGG TCAGATCCTCGGCCGCCGCTGCTTTGAAGTCCGGGTTTGCGCCTGCCCTGGCCGGGATCGCCGAACCGAGGAAGACAACGCCCATAAAACTGCTGGCCGTGGTGAAAAATCCAAAAAGG TTCTTCCGCAAGGCAGCCGTTCCGAAAAGCTGAAGAAGAAGGTTGCTGAACCAGTCAACGCCGCTGCTGAGGACGCCCCTGAGAACGGAGTTTACACGCTTCAG ATCCGTAATCGCAAGACCTACCAAATGTTAAAGAAAATCCGGGACGCCTTTGAATATCAAGAAGCGATGCAGCCAGGGGGAACGGAGCTGCCAGCTGAAGCGGAGATCCGTCACCCGCCGAAAGG GCTTCCAAAAGCTCGAAAACGAGGAGCTGTCACCTTCTCATGTAGTGTGAAGaaaccaatggtgaaggatgagaCACTGGATTCTGACTAG